From Bombyx mori chromosome 26, ASM3026992v2, one genomic window encodes:
- the LOC101738018 gene encoding uncharacterized protein LOC101738018, with protein MLTSDEEEMAILLNRVEEESAKLGLKINYSKTKIMIIDRAQLLPRSDALSGYEKVAEFIYLGSQITSEGGCTGEIRRRSGMARSAMANLEKIWKNRSIRYKTKVRVVRALVFPIFLYRAETWCIKS; from the coding sequence ATGCTTACATCAGATGAAGAGGAAATGGCAATTCTGCTGAACCGTGTGGAAGAAGAAAGTGCTAAACTTGGTCTTAAAATCAACTACTCCAAGaccaaaataatgataatagatAGAGCGCAACTTCTTCCACGTTCTGATGCACTCAGTGGTTACGAGAAAGTAGCGGAATTCATATATCTTGGGTCGCAAATAACATCCGAGGGTGGCTGCACGGGGGAGATACGCCGAAGATCCGGTATGGCTAGAAGTGCGATGGCCAATCTCGAGAAGATCTGGAAAAATCGTAGCATCCGGTATAAAACCAAAGTGCGCGTGGTGCGGGCACTGGTCTTTCCTATATTCCTCTACAGGGCGGAGACATGGTGCATTAAAAGCTAG